In Maridesulfovibrio ferrireducens, one genomic interval encodes:
- a CDS encoding sulfite exporter TauE/SafE family protein: MEFETIFLVALQSSLFLGLIHGINPCGHSWLILAPFIYGEKKGGRVFSLTSAFIMGTTLACLVIGFTLGSISLTIPASLTYVVDVITVCVLVALGAVLIIKPELLHGHDHDPDQGHDHEHSHNHDPDHHHGHEHDCQCGNHHSESKSAIRSVTFWGLFSVGFFNMVVPCPTVAIMYSYALDSGSVLKGTAVFASYALGTAIALSVVIYAIYKAAGFVRTLEQGWVEPLVMRTAGVMTIAFGIYSYTTM, translated from the coding sequence ATGGAATTTGAAACAATATTTCTCGTCGCATTGCAAAGCAGCCTTTTTCTGGGACTTATTCACGGGATTAATCCGTGCGGTCATTCATGGCTTATTCTTGCACCTTTTATTTATGGGGAAAAGAAGGGCGGGCGCGTGTTTTCTCTGACCTCTGCTTTTATTATGGGTACAACTCTTGCCTGTCTTGTTATCGGCTTTACTTTGGGGTCGATATCCTTGACGATTCCTGCTTCGCTAACTTACGTCGTGGATGTTATCACCGTTTGTGTTTTGGTCGCTCTGGGGGCTGTTTTAATTATTAAGCCGGAGTTGCTTCACGGCCATGACCATGATCCTGACCAAGGACATGACCATGAGCACAGTCATAACCACGATCCTGACCATCATCACGGGCACGAGCATGATTGCCAGTGCGGAAATCATCACTCTGAATCAAAATCTGCAATTCGCAGTGTGACTTTTTGGGGACTGTTTTCTGTAGGCTTTTTTAATATGGTAGTGCCGTGTCCGACTGTTGCAATTATGTATTCGTATGCTCTTGATTCCGGCAGTGTTTTGAAGGGTACAGCAGTCTTTGCAAGCTATGCACTTGGAACCGCTATTGCGCTTTCCGTTGTGATTTATGCAATTTATAAAGCAGCCGGATTTGTCCGTACGTTGGAGCAGGGCTGGGTGGA